A single Flavobacterium sp. 1 DNA region contains:
- the ruvA gene encoding Holliday junction branch migration protein RuvA, whose protein sequence is MIAHLQGKLVEKNPTEVVIDCNGVGYHVNISLHTYSLLPNADFIKLFTYLQIKEDAHTLFGFVEKSEREIFKMLLSVSGIGAGIARTMLSSLEPKQIINAIASGDVATIQKIKGIGSKTAQRVILDLKEKVLKLYDLDEVSMSQSNTNKDEALSALEVLGFVRKTSEKIIEKIIKEDPEATVETIIKKALKNL, encoded by the coding sequence ATGATAGCACATTTGCAAGGAAAATTAGTAGAAAAAAACCCTACCGAGGTAGTGATTGATTGTAATGGTGTCGGTTATCATGTAAATATATCTTTGCATACTTATTCATTATTGCCCAATGCTGATTTTATTAAGCTGTTTACATATCTGCAGATAAAGGAAGACGCGCACACTTTGTTTGGTTTTGTTGAAAAATCCGAAAGAGAAATTTTCAAAATGTTATTGTCAGTATCAGGTATTGGTGCTGGTATTGCCCGTACGATGCTTTCTTCTTTGGAACCCAAACAGATTATTAATGCAATTGCTTCAGGAGATGTGGCAACTATTCAGAAAATAAAAGGGATTGGCAGTAAAACTGCACAAAGAGTAATTCTCGATTTGAAGGAGAAAGTGTTAAAACTTTATGATTTGGACGAAGTTTCTATGTCACAAAGCAATACTAACAAAGATGAAGCGTTATCTGCTTTGGAAGTTCTTGGTTTTGTTAGGAAAACTTCTGAAAAAATTATTGAAAAAATTATAAAAGAAGATCCAGAGGCTACTGTGGAAACTATAATTAAAAAAGCTTTAAAAAATTTATAA
- a CDS encoding CBS domain-containing protein, with amino-acid sequence MTVNQILRTKGTEVYSIVSTFTVFEALRVMGEKNIGAILVIDNGVLKGILSERDYARKIVLKDKSSKKTPVSEIMESDVITVKPSDNLEYCMGLMSGRRIRHLPVIENEVIIGLVSIGDVVKAIIEVQKETIKHLDSYISQ; translated from the coding sequence ATGACTGTAAATCAAATACTAAGAACAAAAGGGACAGAGGTATATTCTATTGTTTCGACTTTTACCGTATTCGAAGCTTTAAGAGTTATGGGAGAAAAAAACATAGGTGCAATTCTTGTAATTGACAATGGAGTTTTAAAAGGAATTTTATCGGAAAGGGATTATGCAAGAAAAATTGTTTTAAAAGATAAGTCTTCTAAGAAAACGCCAGTAAGTGAAATTATGGAGAGTGATGTAATAACTGTTAAGCCTTCTGATAATTTGGAATACTGCATGGGATTAATGAGCGGAAGAAGGATAAGACATTTGCCAGTGATTGAAAATGAAGTGATAATTGGACTTGTTTCTATTGGTGATGTCGTAAAAGCCATAATTGAAGTCCAAAAAGAAACGATCAAACATTTGGATTCGTATATTTCTCAGTAA
- a CDS encoding cbb3-type cytochrome c oxidase subunit I, translating to MSAEGHDHGHDHEHEQHHKDTFITKYIFSIDHKMIAKQYLLTGIIMGVIGVSMSLLFRMQLAWPEESFKIFNVLLGDKFAPNGVMANDIYLALVTIHGTIMVFFVLTAGLSGTFSNLLIPLQIGARDMASGFMNMISYWLFFLSSVIMICSLFVEAGPASAGWTIYPPLSALPQAIPGSGLGMTLWLVSMAIFIASSLMGSLNYVVTVINLRTKGMSMTRLPLTIWAFFVTAIIGIVSFPVLLSAALLLIFDRSFGTSFFLSDIYIAGEVLHYQGGSPVLFEHLFWFLGHPEVYIVILPALGITSEIIATNSRKPIFGYRAMIMSIIAIAFLSTIVWGHHMFISGMNPFLGSVFTFTTLLIAIPSAVKAFNYITTLWKGNLQMNPAMLFSIGLVSTFITGGLTGIILGDSTLDINVHDTYFVVAHFHLVMGISALYGMFAGVYHWFPKMFGRMLNKNLGYVHFWVTAVCAYGVFFPMHFIGLAGLPRRYYTNTNFPLFDDLQNVNVLITTFALIGGAFQLVFLYNFFSSIFYGKKSVQNPWKSNTLEWTTPVEHMHGNWPGEIPHVHRWPYDYSNPAHEEDFVPQTVPMKEGEVVLHH from the coding sequence ATGTCAGCAGAAGGTCACGATCACGGACACGATCACGAACACGAACAACACCATAAAGACACTTTCATTACTAAATATATTTTTAGTATTGATCACAAAATGATTGCTAAGCAATATTTGTTAACTGGTATCATAATGGGTGTTATTGGTGTAAGTATGTCTTTGCTATTTAGAATGCAATTGGCTTGGCCAGAAGAGTCTTTTAAGATTTTTAATGTTTTGTTAGGTGATAAATTTGCGCCTAATGGTGTTATGGCTAATGATATTTATTTGGCCTTAGTTACTATACATGGAACCATAATGGTATTCTTTGTGTTAACTGCTGGGTTAAGCGGAACCTTTAGTAATTTACTGATACCGCTTCAAATTGGTGCTCGAGATATGGCTTCTGGTTTTATGAATATGATATCGTATTGGTTATTCTTTTTGTCAAGTGTAATCATGATCTGTTCTCTTTTTGTTGAAGCCGGACCAGCCTCAGCTGGATGGACAATATATCCTCCATTGAGCGCCTTACCTCAAGCTATACCTGGATCGGGATTAGGAATGACTTTGTGGTTAGTTTCTATGGCTATCTTCATTGCTTCTTCATTAATGGGATCTTTGAATTATGTAGTTACAGTTATTAACTTAAGAACAAAAGGAATGTCTATGACAAGATTGCCACTTACTATTTGGGCTTTCTTTGTGACTGCAATTATTGGTATTGTATCATTCCCAGTATTATTGTCAGCTGCATTGTTATTAATTTTCGATAGAAGTTTTGGAACTTCATTCTTCTTGTCTGATATTTATATTGCTGGTGAAGTTTTACATTATCAAGGTGGTTCTCCAGTGCTTTTCGAACACTTGTTTTGGTTCTTAGGTCACCCTGAGGTATATATTGTAATCTTGCCTGCTTTAGGTATTACATCTGAAATTATTGCTACAAACTCTCGTAAGCCAATTTTTGGTTATAGAGCGATGATTATGTCAATTATTGCAATTGCATTTTTATCAACAATTGTTTGGGGACATCACATGTTTATTTCGGGTATGAATCCTTTCTTAGGGTCAGTGTTTACCTTTACAACATTATTGATTGCAATACCGTCTGCGGTTAAAGCTTTCAACTATATTACAACACTTTGGAAAGGAAACCTTCAAATGAATCCTGCTATGTTGTTTTCAATTGGTTTGGTTTCTACTTTTATTACAGGAGGTTTAACTGGAATTATTCTTGGAGACAGTACACTAGATATTAATGTTCACGATACTTATTTCGTTGTTGCTCACTTTCACTTAGTAATGGGTATTTCTGCACTTTACGGAATGTTTGCTGGTGTTTATCACTGGTTTCCAAAAATGTTTGGTAGAATGTTGAACAAAAATTTAGGATATGTTCACTTTTGGGTAACCGCAGTTTGTGCTTACGGAGTATTTTTCCCAATGCATTTTATTGGATTAGCTGGTTTACCAAGACGTTATTATACAAATACAAATTTCCCATTGTTTGATGATTTGCAAAACGTAAACGTATTGATTACAACTTTTGCTTTAATAGGTGGAGCATTTCAATTAGTATTCTTATACAATTTCTTCTCTAGTATATTCTATGGTAAGAAATCTGTTCAAAATCCATGGAAATCTAATACTTTGGAATGGACTACTCCGGTAGAACACATGCATGGTAACTGGCCTGGAGAAATTCCTCATGTACACCGTTGGCCTTATGATTACAGTAATCCTGCTCATGAAGAGGATTTTGTACCTCAAACAGTTCCAATGAAAGAAGGGGAAGTAGTTTTACATCACTAG
- the ruvB gene encoding Holliday junction branch migration DNA helicase RuvB yields the protein MNENLDPTNNNFSPDELDIEKKLRPLSFDDFAGQDQVLENLKVFVAAANQRKEALDHTLFHGPPGLGKTTLANILANELEVGIKITSGPVLDKPGDLAGLLTNLEERDVLFIDEIHRLSPIVEEYLYSAMEDFKIDIMIESGPNARTVQINLNPFTLIGATTRSGLLTAPMRARFGISSRLQYYTTELLTTIVERSAMIFKMPITMEAAIEIAGRSRGTPRIANALLRRVRDFAQIKGNGTIDIEIARYALKALNVDAHGLDEMDNKILNTIIDKFKGGPVGLSTLATAVSESSETIEEVYEPFLIQEGFIMRTPRGREVTEKAYKHLGKIKTNIQGGLF from the coding sequence ATGAATGAGAACTTAGATCCTACGAATAATAATTTTAGCCCTGATGAGCTTGATATTGAAAAAAAATTAAGGCCATTGTCATTTGATGATTTTGCTGGCCAGGATCAAGTATTGGAAAATCTAAAGGTTTTTGTTGCTGCCGCCAATCAACGGAAAGAAGCTCTTGATCATACCCTTTTTCATGGGCCTCCTGGTTTAGGAAAAACAACTTTGGCTAATATTTTGGCTAATGAATTAGAAGTTGGAATCAAAATTACTTCTGGTCCAGTATTGGATAAGCCGGGTGACTTAGCAGGATTGTTAACTAATCTTGAAGAACGGGATGTATTGTTTATCGATGAGATACATCGTTTAAGTCCGATAGTCGAAGAATATTTATATTCTGCTATGGAGGATTTCAAGATTGACATCATGATTGAGTCAGGACCAAATGCTAGAACTGTTCAAATTAATCTGAATCCTTTTACGCTTATTGGAGCTACAACTCGATCAGGTCTTTTGACTGCTCCAATGCGTGCCCGTTTTGGTATCTCTTCCAGATTGCAATATTACACTACTGAGCTTTTGACAACTATTGTTGAACGTAGCGCGATGATTTTCAAAATGCCGATTACTATGGAAGCCGCCATTGAAATTGCTGGCAGAAGCAGAGGAACTCCTCGTATTGCTAATGCTTTGTTGCGTCGTGTTCGTGATTTTGCCCAAATTAAAGGAAATGGAACCATCGATATTGAAATTGCGAGATATGCTTTAAAAGCTTTGAATGTTGATGCGCATGGTCTGGATGAAATGGATAATAAAATTTTGAATACCATCATTGATAAGTTCAAAGGAGGGCCTGTTGGTTTGTCAACTTTGGCGACTGCCGTTTCAGAAAGCAGTGAAACCATCGAAGAAGTTTATGAACCATTTTTGATTCAGGAAGGTTTTATTATGCGAACGCCGAGAGGACGTGAAGTAACTGAAAAAGCTTATAAGCATTTAGGAAAAATTAAAACCAATATTCAAGGCGGACTTTTTTAA
- the queG gene encoding tRNA epoxyqueuosine(34) reductase QueG — protein sequence MTINSKETYSKFIKSEAKRLGFLSCGISKAGFLEQEAPRLENWLNNNYNGKMAYMANHFDKRLDPTLLVDDAKSVVSLLLNYYPSETQNPDSYKISKYAYGQDYHFVIREKLNEFLFSIQQNIGEVSGRAFVDSAPVLDKAWAAKSGLGWIGKNSNLLTQKVGSFYFIAELIIDLDLEYDHAVTDHCGSCTACLDACPTQAIVAPYVVDGSKCISYFTIELKDSIPLEMKGKFNDWAFGCDVCQDVCPWNRFSKPHNEPLLNANPELLSMSKKDWIEITEETFKKIFKDSPLKRSKFHGLKRNTLFLNE from the coding sequence ATGACAATCAATTCAAAAGAAACATATTCAAAATTTATAAAGTCCGAAGCCAAACGCCTCGGTTTTTTATCTTGCGGTATCTCAAAGGCTGGCTTTCTTGAGCAGGAAGCACCTCGTTTAGAAAACTGGCTGAATAATAATTATAATGGCAAGATGGCCTACATGGCAAATCACTTTGACAAGCGTTTAGATCCGACTTTATTAGTAGATGATGCTAAAAGTGTAGTTTCGCTTTTATTGAATTATTATCCTTCAGAAACTCAAAACCCTGATTCCTATAAAATCTCCAAATATGCTTATGGGCAGGATTATCATTTTGTTATTAGAGAAAAACTTAACGAATTCCTGTTTTCAATTCAACAAAATATTGGTGAAGTCTCAGGCCGTGCTTTTGTGGATTCGGCACCGGTTTTGGATAAAGCTTGGGCTGCCAAAAGCGGGTTGGGATGGATTGGAAAAAACAGCAATTTGTTAACTCAAAAAGTAGGTTCTTTTTATTTCATCGCAGAACTTATTATAGATCTTGATCTAGAGTATGATCATGCAGTCACTGATCACTGCGGTTCCTGCACTGCCTGCCTAGATGCTTGTCCGACACAGGCAATTGTTGCTCCGTATGTCGTTGACGGCAGTAAATGCATTTCTTATTTTACGATTGAATTAAAAGACAGCATTCCATTAGAGATGAAGGGTAAGTTTAATGATTGGGCTTTTGGATGTGATGTCTGCCAGGATGTTTGCCCTTGGAACCGTTTTTCGAAACCGCATAATGAACCTTTATTAAACGCTAATCCCGAATTACTTTCGATGTCCAAAAAAGATTGGATAGAAATTACCGAAGAAACTTTTAAAAAGATCTTTAAAGATTCTCCTCTTAAAAGATCAAAATTTCATGGCTTAAAGCGGAATACCCTTTTCTTGAATGAGTGA
- a CDS encoding cytochrome c oxidase subunit II: MTSLLVIIVLVLLAVAIWQLTKIFDLTQVASTSDNSQVATDDDNNVQGYLMFGFLAFIYIFTIYGVYTWGHLVLHTPASEHGALIDRLMNITWVLIFTVQAITQVLLHYFAFKYRGNKDKRALYFADNNKLEAIWSVIPAVVLAGLILYGLYAWTNIMFVDEDEDTVVIELYAQQFKWTARYAGADNVLGKANVRLIEGINTLGVDLSDPYSQDDIVVSELHIPKGKKIHFKMRSQDVLHSAYFPYFRAQMNCVPGMVTEFAFTPIYTTAEYQALPYVVEKVANINAIRAKKSIELIAKGEPGLDPYTFEYLLLCNKICGASHYNMQMKVVVDTPEDYKKWLSEKTALVAEVKASKVEPAAPDASLGKDSAVSKDTAAVVKIAMK, from the coding sequence ATGACAAGTTTGTTGGTAATTATAGTTTTAGTTTTATTAGCCGTTGCAATATGGCAATTGACGAAAATATTCGATTTAACTCAAGTTGCGTCGACTTCGGACAATTCGCAGGTTGCAACCGATGATGATAATAATGTGCAGGGATATTTGATGTTTGGATTTTTAGCATTCATTTATATCTTTACAATATATGGGGTTTATACATGGGGTCATTTAGTACTTCATACTCCAGCTTCTGAGCACGGTGCATTGATTGACCGCTTGATGAATATTACTTGGGTGTTAATTTTTACTGTTCAGGCAATTACTCAAGTTTTATTGCATTATTTTGCATTCAAATACAGAGGTAATAAGGATAAAAGAGCCTTGTATTTTGCTGACAATAATAAATTAGAAGCAATTTGGAGCGTAATTCCTGCTGTAGTTTTAGCCGGTTTAATTCTTTATGGTCTGTATGCTTGGACAAATATTATGTTTGTTGACGAAGATGAGGATACAGTAGTGATTGAGTTATATGCTCAGCAGTTTAAATGGACTGCAAGATATGCAGGTGCTGACAATGTTTTAGGTAAAGCAAATGTAAGATTGATTGAAGGAATTAATACTCTTGGAGTTGATTTATCAGATCCTTATTCTCAAGACGATATTGTGGTTTCAGAATTGCATATTCCTAAAGGGAAAAAGATTCACTTCAAAATGAGATCTCAAGATGTGTTGCATTCAGCTTACTTTCCATATTTTAGAGCTCAAATGAATTGTGTTCCAGGTATGGTTACAGAATTTGCTTTTACGCCAATTTATACGACTGCTGAATATCAAGCTTTACCTTACGTGGTTGAAAAAGTTGCTAATATTAATGCAATCAGAGCTAAGAAAAGTATTGAATTAATTGCAAAAGGAGAGCCAGGATTAGATCCTTACACTTTTGAATATTTATTATTGTGTAATAAAATTTGTGGAGCTTCTCACTATAATATGCAAATGAAAGTTGTTGTTGATACTCCTGAAGATTATAAAAAATGGCTGAGTGAAAAAACAGCTCTAGTTGCTGAAGTAAAAGCTTCTAAAGTTGAGCCGGCAGCGCCAGACGCTTCTTTAGGAAAAGATTCAGCTGTTTCAAAAGATACTGCAGCTGTTGTTAAAATAGCTATGAAATAA
- a CDS encoding cytochrome P450 has product MNKKYNYPEKLSIVNFFLDAEGIRKNPIPFHKKYFDKLGDTFSVKIGRTKHLILSRDNDIAEYILQKNHKNYYKSNIQTVYLSKYLGKGLLTSDGDFWLKQRRLIQPAFHKQKMNQLVVNMEQIIVSELNELAEEKSVDIFPVMSQLAYNVVAKSLFHLSASKEKLNRIKFIVDEVQKFLIKEVRLPHKGWWFSLSGLTKKHFLLSLENDNIIQEIIEERVASKVQTNDLLNMLLETRYEDTGEAMPVTQLIDEIKILFVAGYETIANALTFTFYLLAKHPDVQQKVFQEITEIESLESETVDQLQKMTYINAVLNESMRLYPPAWIVDRQNVTDDTIGSYHIKKGTLIGISLYELHRNPKYWNNPSAFNPERFLGEQKKHSMQYFYPFGAGPRMCIGTGFAIYEMCLTLFKIVKKYEIKPVSGEVQFNPLVTLKPVGVEVLFAKR; this is encoded by the coding sequence ATGAATAAGAAATATAATTATCCTGAAAAACTTTCAATAGTTAATTTCTTTTTAGATGCTGAAGGAATTCGTAAGAATCCGATTCCGTTTCATAAAAAATATTTTGACAAATTAGGTGATACTTTTTCTGTTAAGATAGGAAGGACGAAGCATTTGATATTGTCAAGAGATAATGATATTGCCGAATATATTTTACAGAAAAATCATAAAAACTATTATAAGTCCAATATTCAAACGGTATATCTTTCAAAATATCTAGGAAAAGGACTTTTGACATCCGATGGTGATTTTTGGTTAAAGCAAAGAAGATTAATCCAGCCTGCATTTCATAAACAAAAAATGAATCAATTGGTTGTCAATATGGAGCAGATTATAGTTTCGGAATTGAATGAATTAGCTGAAGAAAAATCTGTTGATATTTTTCCTGTAATGAGTCAATTGGCCTATAATGTTGTTGCAAAATCATTATTTCATCTTTCTGCTTCAAAAGAAAAATTAAATAGAATAAAATTTATTGTCGATGAAGTTCAGAAATTCTTAATTAAGGAGGTAAGGCTTCCTCATAAAGGATGGTGGTTTTCTTTAAGCGGGCTAACTAAAAAACATTTTCTATTGTCTTTAGAAAATGACAATATTATTCAAGAGATTATAGAGGAGAGAGTTGCTTCAAAAGTGCAGACCAATGATTTGCTGAATATGCTTCTTGAAACACGATATGAAGACACAGGAGAAGCAATGCCGGTGACTCAATTAATAGATGAAATAAAAATTCTTTTTGTTGCAGGTTATGAGACGATAGCAAATGCTTTGACTTTTACGTTTTACCTTTTAGCAAAGCATCCCGATGTCCAGCAAAAAGTATTTCAAGAGATTACAGAAATTGAATCTCTGGAAAGTGAAACTGTAGACCAGTTGCAGAAAATGACTTACATTAATGCTGTTTTGAATGAGTCAATGCGTTTGTATCCTCCAGCATGGATTGTAGACAGACAGAATGTTACAGATGACACTATCGGTTCTTATCATATAAAAAAAGGAACGCTTATTGGTATTTCATTATATGAATTGCACCGCAATCCAAAATATTGGAATAACCCTTCAGCATTTAATCCAGAACGTTTTTTAGGAGAACAAAAAAAACATTCTATGCAGTATTTTTACCCTTTCGGTGCTGGTCCCAGAATGTGCATAGGGACAGGTTTTGCTATTTATGAAATGTGTTTAACGCTTTTTAAAATTGTAAAAAAATACGAGATAAAACCAGTTAGCGGAGAAGTGCAATTTAATCCGCTGGTTACTTTAAAGCCTGTCGGAGTAGAAGTTTTATTTGCTAAAAGATGA
- a CDS encoding NADP-dependent malic enzyme, whose translation MDNNSKRSEALLYHAKPTPGKIQVVPTKKYATQRDLSLAYSPGVAEPCLEIAKDINNVYKYTAKGNLVAVISNGTAVLGLGNIGPEASKPVMEGKGLLFKIFSDIDVFDIEIGTENVEEFIQTVKNIAPTFGGINLEDIKAPESFEIERRLVEELNIPVMHDDQHGTAIISSAALINALELADKKAEDVKMVVSGAGSAAIACADLYVLLGVKKENILMFNSKGLLTKDNPNLSDLQLNYAVDGASVSLDEALKGADVFLGLSTADVMSAEMLLSMADNPIVFAMANPNPEIAYDLAISTRKDVIMATGRSDHPNQVNNVLGFPYIFRGALDVRATKINEAMKMAAVKSLAALAKENVPEQVNIAYGATKLVFGREYIIPKPFDPRLISEVAPAVAKAAMESGVALNPITDWDKYKEELLERLGNDNKMIRLITNRAKTDPKRIVFAEAEQLDVLKAAQIVYEEGIGFPILLGNKEIILELKAELGFDADVQIIDPKLDEEQERRTRYATELWESRKRNGVSLYDAEKFIRERNYFAAMMVNTGEADAMVSGHSRSYPSVVKPLLQIIGKAPNVSLAATTNIMMTSRGPMFLSDTAINVNPTAEELAKIAVMTANTAKMFGIEPVIAMVSYSNFGSSGNPSASKVKEAVAYLHEHHPEIIVDGEVQADFALNPEMLSAKFPFSKLAGKKVNTLVFPNLESANITYKLMKELNKNGSIGPIMMGMNHPVHVFQLGASVEEMVNMAAIAVIDAQEKSMRLKGK comes from the coding sequence ATGGACAATAATAGTAAAAGAAGTGAAGCGTTATTGTATCACGCTAAACCTACTCCAGGAAAAATACAAGTAGTCCCTACCAAAAAATATGCAACACAACGAGATTTGTCTCTGGCTTACTCTCCAGGGGTTGCAGAACCGTGTTTGGAAATCGCTAAAGACATCAATAATGTTTATAAATATACAGCAAAAGGAAATCTTGTAGCTGTAATTTCAAACGGGACAGCAGTTTTGGGGCTTGGCAACATTGGCCCGGAAGCATCAAAACCAGTAATGGAAGGAAAAGGACTTTTGTTTAAAATATTTTCGGACATCGATGTGTTTGATATTGAAATTGGCACCGAAAATGTGGAAGAGTTTATCCAAACCGTAAAAAATATTGCACCAACATTTGGAGGTATTAATTTAGAAGATATTAAAGCACCGGAATCTTTTGAAATTGAGCGCAGATTAGTGGAAGAACTCAATATACCTGTGATGCATGATGATCAGCATGGAACTGCTATTATATCTTCAGCGGCTTTGATTAATGCATTAGAACTGGCCGACAAAAAAGCCGAAGATGTAAAAATGGTGGTGTCGGGTGCAGGATCAGCAGCTATCGCATGTGCGGATTTGTATGTTTTATTGGGTGTAAAAAAAGAGAATATTTTAATGTTCAACAGCAAAGGTCTTTTAACAAAAGACAATCCTAATTTGTCTGATTTACAGCTGAATTATGCCGTTGATGGCGCTTCTGTCAGTCTTGATGAAGCATTAAAAGGTGCAGATGTTTTCTTGGGATTGTCAACAGCAGATGTGATGTCTGCTGAAATGTTATTATCAATGGCAGACAATCCAATTGTTTTTGCTATGGCTAATCCAAATCCTGAAATTGCTTATGATCTTGCTATTTCAACCCGCAAGGATGTAATTATGGCTACAGGACGCTCGGATCATCCTAATCAGGTTAATAACGTTCTTGGTTTTCCTTATATTTTTAGAGGAGCGTTGGATGTTCGTGCTACAAAGATAAATGAGGCAATGAAAATGGCCGCTGTAAAATCTCTTGCAGCACTTGCAAAAGAGAATGTTCCTGAACAAGTGAATATAGCTTATGGAGCTACAAAATTGGTTTTTGGCAGAGAATATATTATTCCAAAGCCTTTTGATCCAAGATTGATATCTGAGGTTGCTCCTGCTGTTGCAAAAGCAGCTATGGAATCAGGGGTTGCTTTGAATCCAATTACAGATTGGGATAAGTATAAGGAAGAATTATTAGAACGTCTCGGGAACGATAATAAAATGATTCGTTTGATTACCAATAGAGCGAAAACTGATCCAAAAAGAATTGTTTTTGCGGAAGCAGAACAATTAGATGTTTTAAAAGCTGCTCAGATTGTTTATGAAGAAGGTATTGGGTTTCCTATTTTATTAGGGAATAAAGAAATTATACTAGAATTAAAAGCAGAATTAGGTTTTGATGCTGATGTTCAAATTATAGATCCAAAACTTGATGAAGAACAAGAAAGAAGAACAAGATATGCGACTGAGTTATGGGAGTCGAGAAAAAGAAATGGTGTTTCACTATATGATGCTGAAAAGTTTATAAGAGAACGTAACTATTTCGCCGCTATGATGGTAAATACAGGAGAGGCGGATGCAATGGTTTCTGGACATTCTCGAAGTTATCCTTCAGTGGTTAAACCGCTGTTGCAAATAATTGGTAAAGCGCCAAATGTTTCGTTGGCAGCAACAACTAATATAATGATGACCAGTAGAGGGCCAATGTTTTTATCGGATACTGCAATAAATGTAAACCCAACGGCGGAAGAATTGGCGAAAATTGCTGTTATGACCGCTAATACCGCAAAAATGTTTGGTATTGAACCTGTGATAGCAATGGTGTCTTACTCTAATTTTGGTTCTTCAGGAAATCCAAGTGCCTCAAAAGTAAAAGAAGCGGTGGCTTATTTACATGAACATCATCCTGAAATTATTGTAGATGGAGAAGTTCAGGCCGATTTTGCCTTGAATCCTGAGATGTTATCTGCTAAATTCCCTTTTTCGAAATTGGCAGGAAAAAAAGTAAATACGTTGGTTTTTCCAAATCTTGAATCAGCTAACATTACTTATAAATTAATGAAAGAACTGAATAAGAATGGATCAATCGGACCAATTATGATGGGGATGAATCATCCAGTTCATGTTTTTCAGTTGGGAGCCAGTGTTGAGGAAATGGTAAATATGGCAGCAATTGCTGTTATTGATGCCCAAGAAAAAAGCATGAGATTAAAGGGAAAATAG